One genomic segment of Alosa sapidissima isolate fAloSap1 chromosome 13, fAloSap1.pri, whole genome shotgun sequence includes these proteins:
- the LOC121679591 gene encoding RNA/RNP complex-1-interacting phosphatase-like isoform X1: protein MRGIHPLLVFSRTVTCRNFVKAFQLCYRTSFQRDIHTTHAKRMSHSQHKKNGIPDRWTDYKAVGKRIPGTRFVAFKVPLKQSLLSRLTASEAFGPNDLVHVLEEEKQQLGLIIDLTFTTRYYKPQDLPDSVYYVKIFAAGHKVPSDPTILSFKRAVRKFLLDNEDNDKLIGVHCTRGLNRTGYLVCRYLIDVDGIEPKKAIELFNTSRGHNIERQNYIDDLQQGPKRSNEGMEEPDQEPAQGYANQRHPNAPFAQTQVSKHHPPFRNQRPRQRDWDVPYEDSFRPPHAWGMNHGFNGGPGLLPPPPGFYPGPGLFPDPPPFMRLPQRHHPSDRDRRGPPHPCAPPYPILPRYRFSGPQEGSPGSQQHLPQGHQRKSRDRDRPRPHKHGQRDRWT, encoded by the exons atgcgtgGGATTCATCCATTACTCGTCTTTAGTCGTACAGTGACTTGTAGGAATTTTGTAAAAGCATTCCAGTTGTGTTATCGTACATCTTTTCAGAGGGATATTCATACCACGC ATGCAAAAAGAATGTCTCACTCTCAACACAAGAAGAATGGTATCCCTGATAG GTGGACCGATTACAAGGCTGTGGGTAAAAGGATACCTGGAACGCGCTTCGTTGCTTTTAAGGTCCCTTTGAAACAG TCTCTGTTAAGTCGCTTGACCGCCTCCGAGGCATTTGGTCCAAATGATCTTGTACATGTgttggaggaggagaagcaACAGCTGGGACTCATCATTGATCTCACTTTCACAACACGCTACTACAAGCCACAG GATTTGCCTGATTCTGTGTACTATGTGAAGATCTTCGCTGCTGGACATAAGGTTCCAAGTGATCCGACCATCCTCAGTTTCAAGAGGGCAGTTAGAAAATTTTTACTTGACAACGAAGATAACG ATAAGCTGATTGGTGTCCATTGTACCCGTGGGCTGAATCGTACAGGTTACCTTGTGTGCAG GTACCTAATTGATGTAGATGGAATTGAACCAAAGAAAGCCATAGAAT TATTTAACACATCAAGAGGACACAACATAGAGAGACAAAACTACATTGATGACCTGCAGCAAGGGCCTAAGAGGAG TAATGAAGGTATGGAGGAACCAGATCAAGAGCCTGCCCAAGGTTATGCCAACCAGAGACATCCCAATGCCCCCTTCGCCCAGACCCAGGTCTCTAAACACCACCCACCCTTCAGGAACCAGAGACCACGGCAGAGGGACTGGGATGTGCCATATGAAGATAGTTTTAG ACCTCCTCATGCCTGGGGGATGAACCATGGGTTTAATGGCGGTCCAGgcctcctgccccctcctcctgggTTCTACCCTGGGCCTGGCCTCTTCCCTGACCCTCCTCCATTCATGAGGCTGCCCCAAAGGCATCATCCCTCGGACAGGGACAGGAGGGGACCCCCTCACCCCTGCGCTCCTCCCTACCCGATACTACCGCGCTACAGGTTTAGCGGACCACAGGAGGGTTCCCCAGGCTCCCAGCAGCACCTGCCACAGGGGCACCAGCGGAAGTCACGGGACCGGGACCGGCCCCGACCACACAAGCACGGACAACGGGACCGTTGGACTTGA
- the LOC121679592 gene encoding caspase-7-like, translating into MTFWNKVRESDGICNRAVVVSVKDFDPGVDLTRRPGVGRDAQRLHRVLSRLGFKVEIHNDLTAEEIYSLFNTESKKTVDNCFIGIISTHGEEGVVFGADGNRVRLSRIIGFFDNPTMVDKTKLFLLQACRGHDLDSGVEIETDSVSVSDEDDNISDYLSIPINTAVMYATAPGYSAFTNPLGSVFIQTFCNLLEENGGCDLEITRLMTRLNYQVAYHFQARGKVLAGKKEMPCFATRLTEEVYPFRDSQRSTEELSEKLATTALVEDYHKVRKRSIS; encoded by the exons ATGACGTTTTGGAACAAAGTAAGGGAAAGCGATGGGATTTGCAACAGAGCCGTGGTTGTGTCTGTTAAAGACTTTGACCCTGGAGTAGACTTGACCAGGCGGCCAGGAGTTGGCCGCGATGCCCAGCGGCTCCATAGAGTGCTCAGCCGACTTGGCTTTAAAGTGGAGATTCACAATGACCTAACAGCAGAGGAGATCTACAGTTTATTTAACACAG AGAGCAAAAAGACTGTTGACAACTGCTTCATTGGCATTATTTCGACGCATGGAGAGGAAGGAGTGGTCTTTGGGGCAGATGGCAATCGTGTGAGACTCTCTCGGATCATTGGGTTTTTTGATAACCCCACCATGGTTGATAAGACAAAGCTCTTTCTTTTGCAG GCATGTCGAGGTCATGATTTAGACAGTGGAGTCGAAATAGAGACGGACTCAGTCTCCGTTTCAGATGAAGATGATAATATCTCAGACTATCTCTCCATTCCTATCAACACAGCTGTCATGTATGCAACAGCTCCAG GATACAGTGCCTTCACGAACCCATTGGGCTCAGTCTTCATCCAGACTTTCTGCAACCTTCTGGAAGAGAATGGAGGTTGTGACCTGGAGATAACTCGTCTCATGACACGACTAAATTACCAGGTCGCCTACCACTTCCAGGCAAGGGGAAAGGTGCTGGCAGGGAAGAAAGAGATGCCATGCTTTGCTACTCGCCTCACTGAAGAGGTGTACCCCTTCAGAGACTCACAGAGGAGCACTGAGGAGCTGAGTGAAAAACTTGCAACCACAGCACTGGTGGAAGACTATCACAAGGTACGCAAGCGCTCTATCAGCTAA
- the LOC121679591 gene encoding RNA/RNP complex-1-interacting phosphatase-like isoform X2, whose amino-acid sequence MSHSQHKKNGIPDRWTDYKAVGKRIPGTRFVAFKVPLKQSLLSRLTASEAFGPNDLVHVLEEEKQQLGLIIDLTFTTRYYKPQDLPDSVYYVKIFAAGHKVPSDPTILSFKRAVRKFLLDNEDNDKLIGVHCTRGLNRTGYLVCRYLIDVDGIEPKKAIELFNTSRGHNIERQNYIDDLQQGPKRSNEGMEEPDQEPAQGYANQRHPNAPFAQTQVSKHHPPFRNQRPRQRDWDVPYEDSFRPPHAWGMNHGFNGGPGLLPPPPGFYPGPGLFPDPPPFMRLPQRHHPSDRDRRGPPHPCAPPYPILPRYRFSGPQEGSPGSQQHLPQGHQRKSRDRDRPRPHKHGQRDRWT is encoded by the exons ATGTCTCACTCTCAACACAAGAAGAATGGTATCCCTGATAG GTGGACCGATTACAAGGCTGTGGGTAAAAGGATACCTGGAACGCGCTTCGTTGCTTTTAAGGTCCCTTTGAAACAG TCTCTGTTAAGTCGCTTGACCGCCTCCGAGGCATTTGGTCCAAATGATCTTGTACATGTgttggaggaggagaagcaACAGCTGGGACTCATCATTGATCTCACTTTCACAACACGCTACTACAAGCCACAG GATTTGCCTGATTCTGTGTACTATGTGAAGATCTTCGCTGCTGGACATAAGGTTCCAAGTGATCCGACCATCCTCAGTTTCAAGAGGGCAGTTAGAAAATTTTTACTTGACAACGAAGATAACG ATAAGCTGATTGGTGTCCATTGTACCCGTGGGCTGAATCGTACAGGTTACCTTGTGTGCAG GTACCTAATTGATGTAGATGGAATTGAACCAAAGAAAGCCATAGAAT TATTTAACACATCAAGAGGACACAACATAGAGAGACAAAACTACATTGATGACCTGCAGCAAGGGCCTAAGAGGAG TAATGAAGGTATGGAGGAACCAGATCAAGAGCCTGCCCAAGGTTATGCCAACCAGAGACATCCCAATGCCCCCTTCGCCCAGACCCAGGTCTCTAAACACCACCCACCCTTCAGGAACCAGAGACCACGGCAGAGGGACTGGGATGTGCCATATGAAGATAGTTTTAG ACCTCCTCATGCCTGGGGGATGAACCATGGGTTTAATGGCGGTCCAGgcctcctgccccctcctcctgggTTCTACCCTGGGCCTGGCCTCTTCCCTGACCCTCCTCCATTCATGAGGCTGCCCCAAAGGCATCATCCCTCGGACAGGGACAGGAGGGGACCCCCTCACCCCTGCGCTCCTCCCTACCCGATACTACCGCGCTACAGGTTTAGCGGACCACAGGAGGGTTCCCCAGGCTCCCAGCAGCACCTGCCACAGGGGCACCAGCGGAAGTCACGGGACCGGGACCGGCCCCGACCACACAAGCACGGACAACGGGACCGTTGGACTTGA